From Natronorubrum halophilum, a single genomic window includes:
- a CDS encoding ABC transporter permease, giving the protein MKRYIVKRIAQYVPVLFGVTLIAFLLINVAGGDPVRTMLGTEATEEQVQMVREDLGLDQPLYVRYFNWLGDVLTGDLGTSIMYGQPVSDLIVQTLPVTLWLAGGALLVSILIGIPAGIISATRRNTKFDSGATVVAYSGIAIPNFFLGILLILVFAEYLRVLPASGFVSPLAYPIEGIRYLILPWIALGTAQAAIVMRYMRSSLLEVMDQQYVEVATAKGLVPALIHNKHSIMNALIPTVTIIGINLGYLLGGSIVIEEIFALPGFGRLALNGVLNRDFLILQGVLLVTAFLFTTVNFIVDILYTYLDPRIRYE; this is encoded by the coding sequence ATGAAACGCTACATCGTCAAGAGAATTGCCCAGTACGTCCCTGTCCTGTTCGGCGTAACGCTGATCGCATTTCTGCTGATCAATGTGGCTGGTGGTGACCCCGTCCGGACGATGCTCGGGACGGAAGCCACGGAAGAACAGGTTCAGATGGTCCGCGAGGATCTCGGTCTCGACCAGCCGTTGTATGTCCGATACTTCAACTGGCTGGGGGACGTTTTGACCGGGGACCTCGGGACGTCGATAATGTATGGACAACCCGTTAGCGATCTCATCGTCCAGACGCTTCCAGTGACTCTCTGGCTGGCTGGTGGCGCTCTCTTAGTGTCCATCCTCATCGGCATTCCGGCCGGCATCATCTCCGCCACCCGCCGAAACACGAAGTTCGATTCCGGGGCGACCGTCGTCGCGTATTCGGGGATCGCAATCCCGAATTTCTTCCTCGGAATTCTCCTAATTTTGGTGTTCGCGGAGTATCTTCGGGTACTGCCGGCCTCCGGTTTTGTTTCTCCCTTAGCGTACCCTATCGAGGGAATTCGATATCTGATCCTTCCCTGGATCGCGCTCGGGACGGCTCAGGCGGCGATCGTAATGCGGTATATGCGCTCGAGTTTGCTCGAGGTGATGGACCAACAGTACGTCGAGGTCGCAACTGCCAAGGGACTCGTCCCCGCACTAATCCACAACAAACATTCCATCATGAACGCGCTCATCCCCACGGTGACGATCATCGGGATCAACTTGGGCTACTTGCTCGGCGGCTCAATCGTCATCGAGGAGATCTTCGCGCTTCCTGGATTCGGACGTCTCGCCCTGAACGGTGTTCTAAATCGAGACTTCCTGATCTTACAGGGCGTCCTGCTAGTTACGGCGTTCCTGTTCACGACGGTCAACTTCATCGTAGACATCCTATACACCTATCTCGATCCGAGGATCCGCTATGAGTGA
- a CDS encoding ABC transporter substrate-binding protein yields the protein MQSDSNDIGLDRRSTLRAISGIALGAALAGCSEGDAEPRKGIGGSGDGQALFVTFPDDPENFDPHLTTINRAQRVLENIVEGLFRLNADLEPEPLLATDYEISDDETEYTISIKEDVQFHEPIGGEMTATDVVYTFERVMDPDVGSPRAANFTRVENVEAVDEYTVRFELDEPFAPMLTAFAESVEIIPEGAAEEVDLQEHPVGTGPFSFVDWTINQGVEIEAFDDYHVDGVPNLEDVEFGIVPEPAARLTALEVGDTHVLESVPYQDIEGLSENSETEVATETGLFNQGYWFNGNEAPFDDARVRRAVSHAISRDDIVRGVLFGHGEPVHHPIPPASEWVNRIDPGPAPTQDLDHAHKLLDEAGVDPNDVETSIKVSRTPGPGADAATLIQGHLSDLGFDVEVVELDFSTWLDEVWVNNDYEMAIGSWSGRVDPDGWYYRQYHSEGPWNHWGFENDRVDELLEEGRSETDLDARADIYGEIEEIVQEEVPMTYLYFDNESVAYRTEVEGYELEIANLTSFHDTSLNN from the coding sequence ATGCAAAGCGATAGCAATGACATCGGCCTCGATAGGCGTAGCACTTTGCGCGCTATCTCTGGGATTGCTCTCGGAGCGGCACTTGCAGGGTGTAGCGAGGGTGACGCGGAACCCCGGAAGGGTATTGGTGGGAGCGGGGATGGACAGGCCCTTTTCGTTACGTTCCCTGACGACCCCGAGAACTTCGATCCGCATCTGACCACCATCAACAGGGCCCAGCGCGTGCTAGAAAACATCGTCGAGGGCCTCTTTCGGCTCAACGCCGACCTCGAGCCGGAACCGCTGCTCGCCACAGACTACGAGATCAGCGATGACGAGACCGAATACACGATCTCGATCAAGGAGGACGTTCAGTTCCACGAGCCGATCGGTGGCGAAATGACGGCTACCGACGTGGTGTACACGTTCGAGCGCGTGATGGATCCGGACGTTGGCTCGCCACGTGCGGCGAACTTTACCCGAGTCGAGAACGTCGAGGCTGTCGACGAGTACACAGTTCGATTCGAACTCGACGAGCCGTTCGCACCGATGTTGACCGCCTTCGCGGAGTCCGTAGAAATCATTCCCGAAGGAGCAGCGGAAGAGGTGGACCTGCAGGAGCACCCGGTCGGAACGGGACCGTTCTCGTTCGTGGACTGGACGATCAATCAGGGTGTCGAGATTGAAGCATTCGACGACTACCATGTCGACGGCGTGCCAAACCTGGAAGACGTGGAATTCGGTATCGTCCCCGAGCCGGCAGCCCGACTGACGGCACTTGAGGTGGGCGACACGCATGTCTTGGAGAGCGTTCCGTACCAGGATATCGAAGGCCTCTCCGAAAACAGCGAAACGGAGGTAGCGACGGAGACTGGCCTTTTCAATCAGGGCTATTGGTTCAACGGCAACGAGGCGCCATTCGACGACGCGCGTGTCCGACGCGCCGTAAGCCATGCGATCAGCAGAGACGACATCGTTCGAGGCGTCCTCTTCGGACACGGCGAACCGGTTCATCATCCAATCCCGCCCGCGAGTGAATGGGTGAATAGGATCGATCCCGGTCCCGCTCCGACTCAGGATCTGGACCACGCTCACAAGTTACTCGATGAGGCGGGAGTCGATCCGAATGATGTCGAAACTTCGATCAAAGTTTCGCGAACTCCGGGGCCCGGTGCGGACGCTGCGACACTGATCCAGGGACACCTCTCCGACCTCGGGTTCGATGTCGAGGTCGTCGAACTCGACTTCTCGACCTGGCTCGACGAGGTCTGGGTCAACAATGACTACGAAATGGCGATCGGATCGTGGAGCGGTCGCGTGGATCCAGACGGATGGTACTACAGACAGTACCATTCTGAAGGGCCGTGGAACCACTGGGGTTTCGAAAACGACCGGGTCGACGAACTCCTCGAAGAGGGGCGTTCAGAGACGGATCTGGATGCCAGAGCGGATATTTACGGTGAAATTGAGGAGATCGTTCAAGAGGAGGTCCCGATGACGTACCTCTACTTCGACAACGAATCCGTCGCATACCGCACGGAGGTCGAAGGGTACGAATTGGAAATCGCGAACCTCACGAGTTTCCACGACACCTCTCTAAATAACTGA
- a CDS encoding exo-beta-N-acetylmuramidase NamZ family protein yields MVTLGVEVFLDADRGREEPTVGLVTNPSGVTADLESTIDLLNESDVVQLEALFGPTHGIRGNEHSQDAITEHIDEKTGFPVYDLTSQGNGRNGGPNGTTVEQIAQLDRLIYDIQEVGTCFSTFARTLGHVLTEAAKADTPVTVLDRPNPIAPLGPAGTLTQQPTGSPLPILHGMTVGELGRYFASEMELDADLTVIEMEGWSRERWFDDLELTWVPPSPNMPSLMTALVYPGTCLFEATTLSEGRGTTNPFELVGAPWIGATTFAAMLNDMNPPGVKFRSAHFTPLFSKHERSDVEGVQVHVLDREVFDPIRVGVTMILTAFYEYAECAWVQINGGYLIDDLTGGPELRIATQDVRNGANLRVAIDRIVEAWNDEGNRFFESNSEYLLYK; encoded by the coding sequence ATGGTTACCTTAGGGGTCGAAGTGTTTCTCGATGCGGATCGTGGTCGGGAGGAGCCAACAGTCGGGCTCGTCACCAATCCGTCCGGAGTTACGGCTGATCTTGAATCGACTATTGACTTGCTGAACGAGAGCGACGTCGTCCAACTCGAAGCGCTGTTCGGACCGACTCACGGTATCCGTGGCAACGAACACTCACAGGATGCGATAACCGAGCACATCGACGAGAAAACGGGATTTCCGGTGTACGATCTCACATCACAAGGAAACGGCCGAAATGGAGGGCCGAACGGAACGACAGTCGAGCAGATAGCGCAACTCGATCGATTAATTTACGACATACAGGAGGTCGGTACCTGTTTCTCGACGTTTGCGCGAACACTCGGGCACGTCCTCACTGAGGCGGCGAAGGCTGATACCCCTGTTACTGTGCTCGATCGACCCAATCCCATCGCCCCGCTCGGTCCTGCAGGCACGCTCACTCAGCAACCGACCGGAAGTCCCCTCCCGATACTCCACGGTATGACAGTCGGCGAACTCGGACGCTACTTCGCGAGTGAGATGGAGTTGGATGCGGATCTCACAGTAATCGAGATGGAAGGTTGGTCCCGCGAACGGTGGTTCGACGACCTCGAGTTGACCTGGGTCCCGCCGTCTCCGAACATGCCGTCTTTGATGACCGCGCTGGTTTATCCCGGAACGTGTCTCTTCGAGGCGACGACCCTCTCAGAAGGGCGCGGAACAACAAACCCCTTCGAATTAGTCGGTGCACCCTGGATCGGTGCAACGACCTTCGCAGCGATGCTAAACGACATGAATCCGCCTGGTGTGAAGTTTCGATCCGCACATTTCACCCCTCTGTTTTCGAAGCACGAGCGATCGGATGTGGAGGGTGTGCAAGTTCACGTTCTCGATCGCGAAGTGTTCGATCCGATCAGAGTTGGCGTCACTATGATTCTCACCGCATTTTACGAATACGCCGAGTGTGCCTGGGTTCAAATCAACGGCGGATACCTGATCGACGATCTTACTGGCGGACCCGAGTTACGGATCGCCACGCAGGATGTCAGAAACGGCGCCAACCTTCGCGTCGCAATCGATCGCATCGTAGAGGCATGGAACGACGAAGGAAACCGATTCTTCGAGTCTAATTCCGAATATCTCCTCTACAAATAA
- a CDS encoding glycoside hydrolase family 10 protein produces MKCVWAYPWALQEKGLERTCQELVDTGVDRINVAAQYHSIRTLNPRSGSNPFTDTPGGCFFRPKKDDFFDSSIDPPVCEVAGLSDPLREVIAVATAVDLDVSAWTVCLHSSRLANENPEYRPVGPFGTVHEHGLCPSHPAVRAYLAEIVRMLADYGVSRIDLESIGYPTAFHPHGESFGHLKNFAASDDLSQVLLSQCFCDACQERADFDLEPTAELVRDLLSRSLNSVTGPSDTSLVDLIDEHHCLNDLFAFRQDTVTELVSDLAASSGRVPLNYYVADGLGRGVDDGRWAGVHLERIAPHLDSVTALYYSDDSAVTDGRVRRIRERTGIRTEAGITVDPALWNDQSRWMSAIDSVLDENPAAVHVYNHSLMTDEHVEWLRGVEL; encoded by the coding sequence ATGAAGTGTGTCTGGGCGTACCCGTGGGCACTTCAGGAAAAAGGGTTAGAAAGAACCTGCCAGGAGCTAGTAGACACCGGCGTCGACCGTATCAACGTCGCCGCCCAGTATCACTCGATCAGGACGCTCAACCCACGATCGGGATCAAATCCTTTTACGGATACGCCCGGAGGGTGCTTCTTCCGACCGAAGAAAGACGATTTCTTCGACTCCAGCATCGACCCTCCGGTATGTGAGGTGGCCGGACTATCCGACCCGCTTCGTGAGGTAATTGCCGTCGCAACCGCTGTCGACTTGGACGTGTCCGCTTGGACCGTGTGCTTGCACAGCTCTCGATTGGCGAATGAAAACCCCGAGTACCGACCCGTCGGCCCCTTCGGAACGGTACATGAGCACGGCCTCTGCCCCAGCCATCCGGCTGTCCGGGCGTATCTAGCAGAGATCGTCCGGATGCTCGCCGACTACGGTGTGAGTCGGATCGACCTCGAATCGATAGGGTATCCAACAGCGTTTCATCCTCACGGCGAGTCGTTCGGTCACCTGAAGAACTTCGCTGCGAGTGACGATCTGAGTCAGGTATTGCTCTCACAGTGTTTCTGTGATGCGTGTCAAGAACGAGCCGACTTCGATCTCGAGCCGACAGCAGAGCTGGTTCGGGACCTCCTTTCACGGTCGTTGAATAGCGTGACCGGCCCTTCCGATACTTCTCTCGTGGATCTAATAGACGAACATCACTGTCTGAATGATTTGTTCGCGTTCAGGCAAGATACTGTCACTGAACTCGTTTCAGACCTCGCGGCGAGCAGCGGCCGAGTTCCACTGAACTACTACGTTGCGGACGGGTTGGGCAGAGGGGTTGACGACGGACGATGGGCCGGGGTTCACCTCGAGCGAATCGCACCCCACTTAGACTCGGTTACGGCGCTGTATTATTCGGATGATTCAGCGGTTACGGACGGGCGAGTTCGGCGGATCCGTGAGCGGACGGGGATACGAACCGAAGCGGGAATCACGGTGGACCCTGCCCTCTGGAACGATCAATCGAGGTGGATGAGTGCAATCGATTCAGTGCTCGACGAAAACCCGGCTGCCGTCCACGTGTACAATCATTCGCTGATGACCGATGAGCATGTCGAGTGGCTTCGGGGCGTAGAATTGTAA
- a CDS encoding mandelate racemase/muconate lactonizing enzyme family protein, with product MTITDLEAIPVRMGVAPLEAELGLAPYVSNHDQVESVDRVLVRLETDERILGWGEMLVALKSASVTKTVLEDVIAPKLIGESIENAHAVLEEFYYPYVRIDPFLGAVDTAVWDALGKKNDAPISELLGGRVTDEVDVAFCLGILSPEKSAVHAQQAADAGFTSLKTKAGPDWNVDVERLAAMHDAVDGELDFRLDPNQGWTMTEAVRALTRLENRGILLEYIEQPIRTETFGSYASLRSRTRTPIGVNEDTYFNGNLRQLLKADAIDAAVIDLVPAGGLSAARGQAAEAEAAGVSVSHHCGFDLGIKTAAMLHLVGSTAAIDMAPDSVYYGWEDYVLVDPFEVQNGAYPVPTGPGLGITVDESKVEEYRLDA from the coding sequence ATGACCATCACGGACCTAGAGGCGATCCCGGTACGAATGGGTGTCGCCCCCCTTGAAGCGGAACTCGGATTGGCACCGTACGTCAGCAACCACGACCAGGTCGAATCTGTGGATCGGGTTCTCGTTCGTCTGGAAACGGACGAGAGAATCCTCGGTTGGGGTGAGATGTTGGTCGCGCTCAAATCGGCCAGCGTCACGAAAACGGTACTCGAGGACGTTATTGCGCCGAAACTAATCGGGGAGTCGATCGAGAATGCGCACGCGGTCCTCGAGGAGTTCTATTATCCCTACGTTCGAATTGACCCCTTTTTGGGCGCGGTTGATACCGCTGTATGGGATGCTCTCGGGAAGAAAAACGACGCGCCGATATCGGAGCTACTCGGCGGGAGGGTAACTGACGAGGTCGACGTTGCGTTTTGTCTGGGGATCCTTTCTCCCGAGAAATCTGCAGTTCACGCCCAGCAAGCTGCTGACGCAGGGTTCACTTCCTTGAAAACGAAAGCGGGGCCGGACTGGAACGTGGATGTTGAGCGGTTGGCGGCGATGCACGACGCCGTTGACGGCGAACTCGATTTTCGTCTCGATCCGAATCAGGGGTGGACGATGACCGAGGCCGTCCGTGCGCTTACCAGACTAGAAAACCGCGGAATTCTCCTAGAGTACATCGAACAACCGATCCGAACGGAAACTTTCGGAAGTTACGCGTCGCTCCGTTCCCGGACGCGTACGCCGATTGGCGTAAACGAAGACACGTACTTCAACGGCAACCTTCGACAACTGTTAAAGGCGGATGCCATCGACGCTGCCGTCATCGATCTTGTTCCTGCTGGCGGTCTCTCAGCGGCACGAGGGCAAGCCGCAGAAGCTGAAGCAGCGGGCGTGTCGGTCTCGCATCACTGTGGGTTCGACCTCGGAATCAAGACCGCTGCGATGCTTCATCTCGTTGGTTCCACCGCTGCTATCGATATGGCACCTGATTCCGTGTATTACGGATGGGAGGATTACGTACTTGTGGATCCCTTCGAGGTTCAAAACGGGGCGTACCCGGTTCCCACTGGCCCCGGCTTGGGGATCACGGTCGATGAGTCCAAGGTCGAAGAGTATCGTCTTGACGCATGA
- a CDS encoding IclR family transcriptional regulator produces the protein MPQNEGNTVKTTARSLDIIETLRQLNGARLTEIADAVGLPASTVHNHISTLQKRGYVIKQGHQYHVGLRFLDIGDYARRTREAYLPAQDELDQLASETGQTAFLLTEENGVGVMLYVSSDDGAVPVDLRPGKRIPLHTSGVGQAYMAYLSDEEIDEIIDRFGLPERTDSTISDPGELHTVLAEVRERGLAIDVGGRLPGVTSIGTAVKNESGKAVAAIGIAGASGSIDQIDTASQQVKSTANIIDLRIAHS, from the coding sequence ATGCCCCAGAACGAAGGAAATACCGTCAAAACGACGGCCCGATCCCTGGACATTATCGAAACGTTGCGGCAACTCAACGGGGCGCGACTCACTGAAATCGCCGATGCCGTCGGGTTACCAGCCAGTACGGTCCACAATCATATTTCGACGCTTCAGAAACGTGGTTACGTCATCAAGCAGGGGCATCAGTATCACGTCGGACTGCGATTCCTGGATATTGGAGATTACGCGCGTCGAACCCGTGAAGCGTACTTGCCAGCACAGGACGAACTGGACCAGCTCGCTTCGGAGACCGGTCAGACGGCATTTCTTCTTACTGAAGAGAATGGCGTGGGAGTCATGCTTTACGTTTCGTCCGACGATGGGGCGGTACCGGTCGACCTCCGTCCAGGAAAGCGGATTCCACTCCATACTTCCGGCGTTGGCCAGGCGTATATGGCGTATCTTTCTGACGAGGAGATTGACGAGATCATCGATCGTTTTGGTCTTCCTGAACGCACTGATTCCACTATTTCCGATCCGGGTGAGTTGCACACGGTTCTCGCTGAGGTTCGCGAACGCGGTCTCGCGATCGATGTCGGTGGCCGTTTACCCGGTGTCACGAGCATTGGAACAGCAGTCAAAAACGAGAGCGGGAAAGCCGTCGCCGCCATCGGAATCGCTGGTGCTAGCGGTAGTATCGACCAGATAGATACAGCCTCTCAACAGGTGAAAAGTACCGCGAATATCATTGATCTTCGAATCGCTCATTCCTGA
- a CDS encoding IclR family transcriptional regulator: MKGDESDGRSIKSDETLFAIVESLRESEGAGVTELADRLDLAKSTVHKHLVGLERHGYVVNEDGRYRLGLQFFNVGVSVRNQFEVYHAAKERIDQLAFDVDETVWLIVPENGMGMFLYGVPRSESFSFDSTIGNWVPLHANSAGKAILAHLPEREVLETIDRHGLPTRTENTITDRDALFEELERVRERGYAVNYQEDLRGLHALATPVIRDGRPIAAVAIAGAANRLTEERIEGELSEPLLEAVDDIELRLVYG, from the coding sequence ATGAAAGGAGACGAAAGCGATGGACGATCGATTAAATCGGACGAAACCCTGTTCGCTATCGTCGAATCACTTCGGGAGAGCGAGGGCGCCGGAGTGACGGAACTGGCGGACAGGCTCGACCTGGCCAAGAGTACGGTGCACAAACACCTCGTGGGCCTCGAGCGACACGGGTACGTCGTCAACGAGGACGGTCGTTACCGCCTCGGACTGCAGTTTTTCAACGTCGGCGTCTCCGTTCGGAACCAGTTCGAGGTCTACCACGCGGCCAAAGAGCGGATCGATCAGTTGGCCTTCGACGTCGACGAGACGGTGTGGCTCATCGTTCCCGAGAACGGCATGGGAATGTTCCTCTACGGGGTCCCGCGGAGCGAGTCGTTCTCGTTCGATTCGACGATCGGGAACTGGGTTCCGCTCCACGCCAACTCGGCGGGCAAAGCGATCCTGGCACACCTGCCGGAACGCGAGGTTCTGGAGACCATCGATCGACACGGGCTGCCTACCAGGACCGAGAACACGATAACCGACCGGGACGCGCTGTTCGAGGAACTCGAGCGCGTCCGCGAGCGCGGGTACGCGGTAAACTATCAGGAAGACCTGCGCGGGCTGCACGCCCTGGCAACGCCGGTGATCCGCGACGGGCGGCCGATCGCGGCGGTCGCGATCGCCGGCGCCGCGAACCGGCTCACGGAGGAACGCATCGAAGGGGAACTCTCCGAACCGCTGCTCGAGGCGGTCGACGACATCGAACTCCGCCTGGTGTACGGGTAG
- a CDS encoding UbiA family prenyltransferase yields the protein MHERSRRTRLRRTTRGLVAHVQPVFLLPGVAMSLFGASLAGDAAVPTAAVHALAIGLAVYVAHLKDGYVDYYVRGEDADNPLAPTEIRVAIVAASAAFACCVAFLWAAVGPDPAALTAPLVALGLLHAPHLDAAPATGTLDYPIGIALATAGGYATQTGSVSASIVAIAAVFLVLLAGINVLLDLLDYDHDRRVPKRTIPVVVGPDAARPVAWVFVVAAVALLACSSVVGVLPPRAALAGVFPLGAVIACVVVGLAADRAVPLFIGSTYLFAAALFLAVRPELLP from the coding sequence GTGCACGAACGCTCGCGTCGAACGCGGCTTCGCCGGACGACTCGAGGGCTCGTCGCGCACGTCCAGCCGGTGTTCCTCCTGCCGGGGGTCGCGATGTCGCTGTTCGGCGCGTCCCTCGCCGGCGACGCGGCGGTCCCGACGGCGGCCGTCCACGCACTCGCGATCGGGCTGGCCGTCTACGTCGCTCACCTCAAGGACGGCTACGTCGATTACTACGTCAGGGGAGAGGACGCCGACAATCCTCTCGCGCCGACCGAGATCCGAGTCGCGATCGTCGCCGCGAGCGCCGCCTTCGCCTGCTGCGTCGCGTTCCTCTGGGCGGCCGTCGGTCCCGACCCAGCCGCGCTCACCGCGCCGCTCGTCGCCCTCGGCCTGCTGCACGCGCCTCACCTCGACGCCGCCCCCGCCACCGGGACCCTCGACTACCCGATCGGAATCGCCCTCGCTACGGCTGGCGGCTACGCGACCCAGACCGGTTCGGTATCGGCGTCGATCGTCGCGATTGCGGCCGTCTTCCTGGTGTTGCTCGCGGGGATCAACGTCCTGCTCGACCTGCTCGACTACGACCACGACCGGCGCGTTCCGAAGCGGACGATCCCCGTCGTCGTCGGTCCGGACGCCGCCCGCCCCGTCGCCTGGGTCTTCGTCGTCGCCGCGGTCGCACTGCTCGCCTGCTCGAGCGTCGTGGGTGTGCTCCCTCCTCGAGCGGCCCTCGCGGGCGTCTTCCCCCTCGGCGCCGTGATCGCCTGCGTCGTCGTCGGGCTCGCGGCCGACCGCGCCGTCCCGCTGTTCATCGGCTCGACGTACCTCTTCGCCGCCGCGCTGTTCCTGGCGGTTCGCCCCGAACTGCTCCCCTGA
- a CDS encoding class I adenylate-forming enzyme family protein — protein sequence MKYINMFERTVRCHSAKTALVTDDGRSMTYGELDERTTRLANALNERVPDRRIATLALTGPLAIETMFASQKRGIANVQLPFRDSPGALASMLEPTGAAILLFDDANAEKALEVLDRTAIQTGIHAGEKAIDRASVEDYEDVIANASTDPVKPDSAYEHGIFYTSGTTSTPKGVLFDQEQMWYGAMQVVMEMSIVETDTALVTTPWYHMVTTDAWILPHVMAGATMVVQSDFEPDEALRLIRDYDVTGMLAVPTQLHVLADTQAAEGYDVDTLSYIRTGGSIVTERLVEKASEHLTEGVYNTYGLTEGGPNLTFAHPSLQDDHTGTIGKESFTWELRVVEAADPDEDPDPTTTVEPGEIGEIIARGPGMSDGYLDHPEENERTYVDGWLRTGDCAELDEDGYLYIVGRVDNMIVSGGENVYPEEVEDVLESHEAIEKAVVVGLEDEQWGHRVACVVHANGSDDIDIEALDRFCEDNDELANFKRPREYAVTDEPLPRTDTGTIERATVYENFFDA from the coding sequence ATGAAGTACATCAATATGTTCGAGCGAACCGTCCGGTGTCACTCGGCGAAGACGGCGCTCGTGACCGACGACGGGCGGTCGATGACGTACGGCGAACTAGACGAGCGAACGACCCGACTTGCGAACGCGCTGAACGAACGCGTCCCGGATCGACGCATCGCAACGCTCGCCCTCACAGGACCGCTCGCAATCGAGACGATGTTCGCGAGCCAGAAGCGAGGGATCGCGAACGTGCAGCTTCCGTTCCGCGACAGCCCCGGCGCCCTCGCGTCGATGCTCGAGCCGACGGGGGCGGCGATTCTGCTGTTCGACGACGCGAACGCCGAGAAGGCCCTCGAGGTGCTCGACCGCACGGCGATCCAGACGGGGATCCACGCGGGCGAGAAGGCGATCGATCGCGCGAGCGTCGAGGACTACGAGGACGTGATCGCGAACGCGTCGACGGACCCAGTCAAGCCCGATTCAGCGTATGAACACGGCATCTTCTACACGAGTGGAACCACGAGCACGCCGAAGGGGGTGCTGTTCGACCAGGAGCAGATGTGGTACGGTGCGATGCAGGTCGTCATGGAGATGTCCATCGTAGAGACGGACACCGCGCTCGTCACGACGCCCTGGTACCACATGGTGACGACCGACGCGTGGATCCTCCCGCACGTTATGGCCGGTGCGACGATGGTCGTACAGTCCGACTTCGAACCGGACGAGGCGCTTCGCCTCATCCGGGACTACGACGTGACGGGGATGCTCGCCGTCCCGACGCAGCTCCACGTGCTGGCCGACACGCAGGCGGCCGAGGGGTACGACGTCGACACCCTCTCGTACATCCGGACGGGCGGCTCGATCGTGACCGAGCGGCTCGTGGAGAAGGCCTCAGAGCACCTGACCGAGGGCGTGTACAACACCTACGGGCTGACCGAGGGCGGCCCGAACCTCACCTTCGCCCACCCGTCGCTGCAGGACGACCACACCGGGACGATCGGAAAGGAGTCGTTCACGTGGGAGCTTCGGGTCGTCGAGGCTGCAGATCCGGACGAGGATCCCGACCCGACGACGACCGTCGAGCCGGGCGAGATCGGCGAGATCATCGCCCGCGGGCCGGGCATGAGCGACGGCTACCTGGACCATCCCGAGGAGAACGAGCGAACGTACGTCGATGGTTGGCTCCGGACGGGCGACTGCGCGGAACTCGACGAGGACGGCTACCTCTACATCGTCGGCCGCGTCGACAACATGATCGTCAGCGGCGGAGAGAACGTCTACCCCGAGGAGGTCGAGGACGTCCTCGAGTCCCACGAAGCGATCGAGAAGGCTGTCGTTGTCGGCCTCGAGGACGAACAATGGGGTCACCGCGTCGCGTGCGTCGTCCACGCGAACGGGTCCGACGACATCGACATCGAGGCTCTCGACCGATTCTGTGAGGACAACGACGAATTGGCCAACTTCAAGCGACCGCGCGAGTACGCGGTAACGGACGAACCGCTCCCGCGAACTGACACGGGAACGATCGAGCGGGCGACGGTCTACGAGAATTTCTTCGACGCGTAA